Proteins encoded in a region of the Trueperaceae bacterium genome:
- a CDS encoding ABC transporter permease: MGLVKFITRRLALSLLVLFGVATIVFVLTRIIPSDPASLYLGPRARPAEIADIQRRFGFDRPVIEQYAQYMRALARGDLGTSLATKRPVVQELGSRLAATLELLVAAMLLAVVVGIPLGVLSTRLRGGVGEALVRVTSVVGVSMPAFWLGLLLQLVFVHLLGWFPAAGRVDGGLRFVAPITSLTGLNLLDTLLTGNLVAFRDAFMHLVLPAFTLAAYPIGLVTRMTRAAMLEVLSQDYIRTARAYGVAERRVLSRFALRNAIGPTLTVIGLTMAFMLTGTFYVEVIYAWPGLGSFTVRSFLNVDYPAILGMTLFGAAGYVVINLIVDAGQAFFDPRVRVA, from the coding sequence ATCCCGTCCGACCCGGCCTCGCTCTACCTGGGGCCGCGGGCGCGGCCGGCCGAGATCGCCGACATCCAGCGCCGCTTCGGTTTCGATAGACCCGTCATCGAGCAGTACGCCCAGTACATGAGGGCGTTGGCGCGCGGCGACCTCGGCACCTCGCTCGCCACCAAGCGGCCGGTTGTGCAGGAACTGGGCTCGCGCCTGGCGGCCACCCTCGAGCTGCTCGTGGCGGCCATGCTGCTGGCCGTGGTCGTGGGCATCCCCCTCGGGGTCCTGTCGACGCGCCTCCGCGGCGGGGTCGGCGAGGCGCTAGTGCGCGTGACGTCGGTGGTGGGGGTCTCGATGCCGGCGTTCTGGCTCGGCCTGCTGCTGCAGCTCGTGTTCGTCCACCTCCTGGGATGGTTCCCGGCGGCCGGGCGCGTCGACGGAGGACTCAGGTTCGTGGCGCCCATCACCTCCCTCACGGGCCTGAACCTGCTCGACACGCTCCTGACCGGCAACCTCGTCGCCTTCCGCGACGCCTTCATGCACCTAGTCCTGCCGGCCTTCACCCTCGCCGCCTACCCCATCGGGCTCGTGACGCGCATGACGCGTGCCGCCATGCTCGAGGTGCTCTCGCAGGACTACATCCGCACGGCGCGCGCCTACGGCGTGGCCGAGCGCCGCGTGCTCTCTAGGTTCGCGCTGCGCAACGCCATCGGCCCGACGTTGACGGTCATCGGCCTCACCATGGCGTTCATGCTCACCGGCACGTTCTACGTGGAGGTCATCTACGCCTGGCCCGGGCTCGGCTCGTTCACCGTCCGCTCGTTCCTCAACGTCGACTACCCCGCCATCCTCGGCATGACGCTCTTCGGCGCCGCCGGTTACGTCGTCATCAACCTGATCGTGGACGCGGGCCAGGCGTTCTTCGACCCGCGCGTGAGGGTGGCGTGA